The following coding sequences lie in one Anguilla rostrata isolate EN2019 chromosome 8, ASM1855537v3, whole genome shotgun sequence genomic window:
- the LOC135260628 gene encoding purine nucleoside phosphorylase-like, with protein MFPKAAAGYSYEDCRATADWLLAQTSLRPLVGIVCGSGLGGLAEALKDQVVFNYKDIPNFPHSTVDGHAGRLVFGTLKGKPCICMQGRFHLYEGYPVQKITLPMRIFKLLGVETVILTNAAGGLNQDYKVGDIMIIKDHINMPGFAGNNPLAGPNDERFGVRFPCMSDAYDRELQQLAQDVGAELGYSDFMREGVYCVLGGPSFETIAECRMLHKLGADAVGMSTVHEVIVARHCGMRVFAMSLITNQAVMDYDSEEKANHEEVLQTGEQRSKQLERLVSAMVTRIEHNTNYA; from the exons ATGTTTCCCAAGGCGGCCGCTGG gtacAGCTACGAGGACTGCAGAGCCACGGCTGATTGGCTCCTGGCTCAGACGTCACTGCGCCCCCTGGTGGGGATAGTGTGCGGCTCGGGCCTGGGCGGACTGGCGGAAGCGCTGAAGGACCAGGTGGTCTTTAACTACAAGGATATCCCCAACTTTCCCCATAGCACAG TGGACGGTCATGCGGGGCGATTGGTGTTCGGAACTCTGAAGGGGAAACCGTGCATCTGCATGCAGGGAAGGTTCCACCTGTACGAAGGATACCCTGTCCAGAAG ATCACGTTACCGATGCGGATCTTCAAGCTCCTCGGGGTGGAGACGGTGATCTTGACCAATGCAGCCGGTGGCTTGAACCAGGACTACAAGGTCGGGGACATCATGATTATCAAAGACCACATCAACATGCCCGGCTTCGCAGGAAACAACCCCCTGGCTGGACCCAATGACGAaag GTTCGGGGTGCGATTCCCCTGCATGTCCGACGCGTATGACCGggaactgcagcagctggccCAGGacgtgggggcggagcttggcTACAGCGACTTCATGCGCGAGGGCGTGTACTGCGTTCTTGGCGGGCCCTCCTTCGAAACCATCGCCGAGTGCCGGATGCTCCACAAACTGGGGGCCGATGCTGTTG GAATGAGCACGGTGCACGAGGTGATCGTGGCACGGCATTGTGGGATGCGCGTCTTCGCCATGTCCCTGATCACCAATCAGGCGGTGATGGACTACGACAGCGAGGAGAAGGCCAATCACGAGGAGGTGCTGCAGACGGGCGAGCAGCGCTCCAAGCAGCTGGAGAGGCTGGTCTCCGCCATGGTGACCCGCATCGAGCACAACACCAACTACGCTTGA